The following nucleotide sequence is from Anaerococcus sp. Marseille-Q7828.
AAGACCAATTATAACAGAAAAAAGCATGGGAATGCTTGATGAAAACAAATACACTTTTGAAGTAGATAAAAATGCTAACAAACCAGAAATTAAAGCTGCTATCGAAGCTATATTTGACGGTGTAAAAGTCAAAAAAGTTAGAACCATGAACTATGAAGGCAAAAAAGGTAGAACAAAATATGGTTATGGTAAAAGAGCAGACTGGAAGAAAGCTATCGTAACACTAACAGATGATAGCCAAGAAATCGAATACTTCGAAGGTTTATAAGGAGGATTTAAATGCCTATAAGAAAATTAAAACCAACCTCAAACGGCCATAGAAATATGTCTGTTTCTACATTCGAAGAAATTACTACAAACAAACCAGA
It contains:
- the rplW gene encoding 50S ribosomal protein L23, with the translated sequence MKSPYEVIKRPIITEKSMGMLDENKYTFEVDKNANKPEIKAAIEAIFDGVKVKKVRTMNYEGKKGRTKYGYGKRADWKKAIVTLTDDSQEIEYFEGL